A genomic stretch from Corythoichthys intestinalis isolate RoL2023-P3 unplaced genomic scaffold, ASM3026506v1 HiC_scaffold_24, whole genome shotgun sequence includes:
- the LOC130911296 gene encoding uncharacterized protein LOC130911296, with protein MASPLPSSSRLFCSLCCMYSEHPGSFVEDSSSCRKCSLVSELETRVSELEARLCTLETKASPSYSQVVAGRACSSRIASAVSPPASPVQPGEIKEGFVTVRGKRSGKRTTLVHQQLHVSNRFAPLSDTPAEPDTLVIGSSIVRDVKHPAVSVRCYPGARVGDIEGNLRLLKQSRKRFRRIVIHAGGNDARRRQSEVLKLNVASVCELAKSMADTVVFSGPLPNLVNDEMYSRFSSFNRWLSRWCPENDIVFVDNWHAFWGKPGLMRRDGIHPTWDGAALLTRNLAAKLSLPK; from the coding sequence ATGGCTAGCCCTCTGCCTTCGTCCTCCCGTCTTTTCTGCTCACTGTGCTGTATGTATAGCGAGCACCCTGGCTCCTTCGTCGAGGACAGTAGTAGCTGTAGGAAGTGTAGCTTAGTCTCAGAGTTGGAGACCAGGGTTTCTGAGCTAGAAGCACGGCTCTGCACTCTAGAGACGAAAGCTAGTCCTAGCTATAGCCAGGTAGTGGCAGGTCGTGCTTGCAGTAGTAGGATTGCTAGCGCAGTTAGCCCCCCAGCGAGCCCCGTGCAGCCGGGGGAAATTAAGGAGGGATTTGTGACTGTACGGGGGAAGCGCAGTGGTAAACGCACAACCTTAGTGCACCAGCAGCTTCACGTCAGCAATAGGTTTGCCCCCCTCAGCGACACACCGGCTGAACCAGACACTCTCGTAATTGGAAGCTCCATAGTTAGAGACGTGAAGCACCCGGCGGTGTCTGTCAGGTGTTACCCAGGGGCCAGAGTCGGTGACATCGAAGGAAACCTCAGACTCTTAAAGCAGAGTAGGAAGAGGTTCCGCCGTATCGTGATTCACGCAGGCGGTAACGACGCCCGGCGGAGACAGTCTGAGGTGCTTAAATTAAACGTAGCCTcggtgtgtgaacttgctaagtcgatggcggacaccgtagttttctctggtcctctgcctaatttggtcaatgatgagatgtactctagattctcatcatttaaccgctggttgtctagatggtgcccagaaaacgatatagtctttgttgataactggcacgcgttttggggcaagcccgggctcatgcgccgagacggcattcatccgacttgggacggtgctgctctcttaactcgaaatttggccgccaaactaagtctcccaaagtga